Proteins encoded by one window of Lycium barbarum isolate Lr01 chromosome 11, ASM1917538v2, whole genome shotgun sequence:
- the LOC132620152 gene encoding uncharacterized protein LOC132620152: MKSQAATERLKFFITQYNLSFIALQEPFIKEDKIETYKNTLGMQDCFANSSNKIWIFWKAGFHWKIFYISIVYAKSRSTGREDLWRYMRIFASTIDQPWSVSGDFNCILNEEEKYGGRPYSLNKSIPFIDCLNDCGLSDMGFTGNAFTWCNERKEQEIIWKILDRVLANEKWDEDIGNTTIQHLPRLSSDHCPFSSDFVMKKKLSSDTLSFLISGLIIKISLILSSLIGKLILMGGCILETKAHLKWHLEGDENTKYFHNIVRGRRKHLQINKILDNDNWLEEEEDVAAAAVRPISLSNVSQKIISKVINDRLANIIPKIISPNQSGFVKGRAIGENVLLAQEIIHDIRKPNKGSNVAI, encoded by the exons ATGAAGTCCCAGGCTGCAACTGAAAGGCTGAAGTTTTTTATCACTCAGTACAATTTATCCTTCATTGCTTTGCAAGAACCATTCATCAAGGAGGATAAGATTGAAACTTACAAAAATACACTTGGCATGCAAGATTGCTTTGCCAACTCTAGTAACAAGATTTGGATTTTCTGGAAAGCTGGCTTTCATT GGAAGATTTTCTACATCTCAATTGTTTATGCTAAATCAAGATCTACTGGGAGAGAAGACTTATGGAGATATATGAGGATCTTTGCCTCCACCATCGACCAACCTTGGTCAGTTAGTGGGGATTTTAATTGTATCTTAAATGAAGAagagaaatatggaggaagaccaTACAGTTTGAACAAAAGCATCCCCTTTATTGATTGTTTAAATGACTGTGGGCTATCAGATATGGGATTTACTGGAAATGCATTCACTTGGTGTAATGAGAGAAAGGAACAAGAAATCATATGGAAGATATTGGATAGAGTTTTGGCTAATGAGAAATGGGATGAAGATATTGGAAATACTACAATTCAACATTTGCCAAGACTTAGTTCGGATCATTGCCCCTTCTCATCAGATTTTGTTATGAAGAAAAAACTTTCATCAGATACTTTAAGTTTCTTAATTTCTGGGCTGATCATAAAGATTTCCTTGATACTGTCAAGTCTAATTGGAAAACTGATACTAATG GGTGGATGCATACTGGAGACAAAAGCACACCTGAAATGGCATTTGGAGGGGGATGAAAACACGAAGTACTTTCATAACATTGTCCGGGGAAGGAGGAAACACCTTCAAATCAACAAAATCTTGGATAATGACAATTGGctggaagaagaggaggatgtAGCAGCTGCTGCCGTGAG ACCAATCAGTTTGAGCAATGTTTCTCAAAAAATCATTTCTAAAGTTATCAATGATAGATTGGCTAATATTATTCCCAAGATTATTTCCCCTAATCAAAGTGGATTTGTCAAAGGTAGGGCTATAGGGGAAAATGTTCTTTTAGCTCAAGAAATAATCCATGATATTAGAAAGCCTAACAAAGGGAGTAATGTTGCTATTTAA
- the LOC132618432 gene encoding ribonuclease-like storage protein, with protein sequence MVLQWPTTFCGKKGNYCNDPSLMQFTLHGLWPANSTGYTLSCFPPTTNTNTWLSDQALVRDLHTYWYSLIRGRADFALWKHEWEKHGYCASQTITDTEYFKGAVRFSKDPLIDDNAVLKKLRSNGITPSNSRVYKDTAIRNLFPNKNIYISCKKNATNHLFLHEIYFCLDPRLGNFLPCPTSPLTRSCGFRKGSFNIIFPIQANPIYGSSWREDLN encoded by the exons ATGGTACTTCAATGGCCAACCACATTCTGtgggaagaagggaaactactgCAATGATCCTTCTCTGATGCAGTTCACCCTGCACGGCCTTTGGCCTGCAAATAGCACTGGATATACTCTGAGCTGTTTTCCACCAACAACTAATACTAACACG TGGCTAAGTGACCAAGCGTTAGTGAGAGATCTCCACACATATTGGTATAGTTTGATCCGGGGCCGTGCGGACTTTGCGTTATGGAAGCATGAATGGGAAAAGCATGGCTATTGTGCTAGTCAGACCATAACAGATACTGAATACTTCAAGGGGGCAGTGAGGTTTTCCAAAGACCCTCTAATTGACGATAATGCGGTTTTAAAAAAATTGCGCTCTAATGGAATCACTCCTTCAAATAGTCGTGTTTACAAAGATACTGCCATAAGAAATCTTTTTCCCAACAAGAACATCTATATTTCTTGTAAGAAAAATGCTACCAATCATTTGTTCCTGCATGAAATATACTTTTGCTTGGATCCAAGGTTGGGGAATTTCCTTCCCTGCCCTACAAGTCCACTCACAAGAAGCTGTGGATTTAGAAAAGGATCATTCAATATCATCTTTCCGATTCAG GCCAATCCCATCTATGGCTCAAGCTGGAGAGAGGATCTTAATTAA